From a region of the Oryza sativa Japonica Group chromosome 6, ASM3414082v1 genome:
- the LOC112936035 gene encoding uncharacterized protein isoform X2 gives MAVVNIWLIFFLLFPVWQKLEENNREFFKAYYLRLMLKNQITAFNKLLEDQLRIINKEYHPGPSSMPLPNGSNSNLLKQNPCFLSESTPMPAMPDDVMCNGNSSGIVDRTQSSDQLIYAGKDIQGLHSSMDASNLLPVQNANSVLFGVENGTTIKTESGYSSNGNFGFCGNAFLESCQSIGDASGGSFSSSELNGQPLDDSILDIESSSFGFLSQLPRNFFSDLPEDFSQSTEILDNYGKSPFLPSEQNNFSDSTGGEHTG, from the exons ATG GCTGTTGTTAACATCTggttgattttctttttgctcTTTCCAGTTTGGCAGAAACTCGAGGAGAATAATCGTGAGTTTTTCAAAGCATACTATTTGAGGTTGATGCTTAAGAACCAAATAACAGCCTTCAACAAACTTCTTGAGGACCAGTTAAGGATTATAAATAAAGAATATCATCCAGGGCCTTCTTCTATGCCTCTTCCCAATGGTTCCAACTCAAACCTAT TGAAGCAAAATCCATGCTTTTTATCAGAGTCTACTCCGATGCCTGCAATGCCAGATGATGTAATGTGCAATGGAAATTCCAGTGGCATAGTAGATCGCACACAATCCAGCGATCAATTAATTTATGCTGGTAAAGACATTCAGGGCCTTCATAGTAGCATGGATGCTTCCAATTTGCTTCCAGTGCAGAATGCTAATTCTGTGCTGTTTGGTGTGGAAAATGGGACGACTATTAAGACGGAATCAGGCTATTCGAGCAATGGTAATTTTGGTTTCTGCGGGAATGCTTTCCTGGAATCATGCCAGTCAATAGGTGATGCATCTGGTGGATCCTTTAGCAGTTCAGAGTTGAATGGGCAACCTCTGGATGATTCAATTTTGGATATTGAATCATCATCGTTTGGCTTCTTGAGTCAGCTTCCCCGAAATTTTTTTTCAGACCTACCAGAGGATTTCAGTCAAAGCACAG AAATATTAGACAATTATGGCAAGTCACCGTTCCTCCCTTCTGAGCAAAATAACTTTTCAGATTCTACAGGTGGTGAACACACAG GTTGA
- the LOC112936035 gene encoding uncharacterized protein isoform X1: MSGADVDKVQNLIHCCLQLYMDKKEVVDALSREAKIEPSVTQHVWQKLEENNREFFKAYYLRLMLKNQITAFNKLLEDQLRIINKEYHPGPSSMPLPNGSNSNLLKQNPCFLSESTPMPAMPDDVMCNGNSSGIVDRTQSSDQLIYAGKDIQGLHSSMDASNLLPVQNANSVLFGVENGTTIKTESGYSSNGNFGFCGNAFLESCQSIGDASGGSFSSSELNGQPLDDSILDIESSSFGFLSQLPRNFFSDLPEDFSQSTEILDNYGKSPFLPSEQNNFSDSTGGEHTG, from the exons ATGTCAGGAGCGGACGTCGACAAG GTCCAGAATCTTATCCATTGCTGCCTTCAGCTATACATGGACAAGAAAGAAGTTGTTGATGCCCTTTCCCGTGAGGCAAAAATAGAACCTAGTGTTACACAGCATG TTTGGCAGAAACTCGAGGAGAATAATCGTGAGTTTTTCAAAGCATACTATTTGAGGTTGATGCTTAAGAACCAAATAACAGCCTTCAACAAACTTCTTGAGGACCAGTTAAGGATTATAAATAAAGAATATCATCCAGGGCCTTCTTCTATGCCTCTTCCCAATGGTTCCAACTCAAACCTAT TGAAGCAAAATCCATGCTTTTTATCAGAGTCTACTCCGATGCCTGCAATGCCAGATGATGTAATGTGCAATGGAAATTCCAGTGGCATAGTAGATCGCACACAATCCAGCGATCAATTAATTTATGCTGGTAAAGACATTCAGGGCCTTCATAGTAGCATGGATGCTTCCAATTTGCTTCCAGTGCAGAATGCTAATTCTGTGCTGTTTGGTGTGGAAAATGGGACGACTATTAAGACGGAATCAGGCTATTCGAGCAATGGTAATTTTGGTTTCTGCGGGAATGCTTTCCTGGAATCATGCCAGTCAATAGGTGATGCATCTGGTGGATCCTTTAGCAGTTCAGAGTTGAATGGGCAACCTCTGGATGATTCAATTTTGGATATTGAATCATCATCGTTTGGCTTCTTGAGTCAGCTTCCCCGAAATTTTTTTTCAGACCTACCAGAGGATTTCAGTCAAAGCACAG AAATATTAGACAATTATGGCAAGTCACCGTTCCTCCCTTCTGAGCAAAATAACTTTTCAGATTCTACAGGTGGTGAACACACAG GTTGA
- the LOC107275972 gene encoding wall-associated receptor kinase 2, which yields MAMPLFLGLAVLTLLLATAAAALPPPGCPRTCGGVAVEYPFGIGPNCSLSDGFSLDCVRDTPQLRLGPVKQQQTVRVLGVDLLHGKIRTTNAIASQCLDARTGKLVNTSWEGLNAAALPYRFSDEDNRFFAVGCSGVVLLQGTAAGADDRVVIGCISTCFGNASIRTGSCSNIGCCETAIPKGLNSYLLAMERMPGGSPVNRCFYATLMEAASFSFEAADAAADGFYRKSSNGTVPVVLSFVVGSETCKEAQTSDTYACLSDHSVCVDGAPGYVCNCSQGYTGNPYLPNGCVGVSGGVVIAVIAILITYLMRQRRALADVKRKYFERHGGLLLYDELSTRPGNTFTIYMEEQLEQATNGFDDGNILGRGGHATVYMGIVPAGGDGLVVAIKRCKVMDETNKKEFGKEMLILSQVNHKNIVKLLGCCLEVDVPMLVYEFVPNGTLYHLIHGGGGGGGDGGVISFATRLRIAHESAESLAYLHSFASPPILHGDVKSSNILLDESFMAKVSDFGASILAPTDEAQMVTMVQGTCGYLDPEYMRTCQLTEKSDVYSFGVVLLELLTGKKPLCLDGPEEERSLSARFVAAMGERKVGEMLDEQVKREASGESLEEITRLALECLQMCGADRPAMKEVAERLGGLRKLHQHPWTQDAVELEEARCLLHGSPEYQLSARYTTGSR from the exons ATGGCCATGCCGCTCTTCCTCGGCCTAGCTGTGCTTACTCTGCTGctcgcgacggcagcggcggcgctgccgccgccggggtgCCCGAGGACatgcggcggcgtcgccgtcgagtACCCGTTCGGCATCGGGCCAAACTGCTCGCTGTCCGACGGCTTCAGCCTCGACTGCGTCCGCGACACCCCGCAGCTCCGCCTCGGCCCCGTGAAGCAGCAGCAGACGGTGAGGGTGCTCGGCGTCGACCTGCTCCACGGCAAGATCCGGACGACGAACGCCATCGCGTCGCAGTGCCTGGACGCGCGCACGGGCAAGCTGGTCAACACCTCGTGGGAGGGGCTcaacgcggcggcgctgccgtaCCGCTTCTCCGACGAGGACAACCGGTTCTTCGCCGTCGGCTGCAGCGGGGTCGTCCTCCTGCAAGGCACGGCGGCCGGAGCCGACGACCGGGTGGTGATCGGCTGCATCTCGACATGCTTCGGCAACGCGAGCATCAGGACCGGCTCCTGCTCCAACATCGGGTGCTGCGAGACGGCCATCCCCAAGGGGCTCAACTCCTACCTGCTCGCCATGGAAAGGATGCCCGGCGGCTCGCCGGTGAACCGCTGCTTCTACGCCACGCTGATGGAGGCGGCCAGCTTCAGCTTcgaggcggcggacgcggcggcggacgggttCTACCGGAAGAGCAGCAACGGCACGGTTCCCGTGGTGCTCAGCTTCGTGGTGGGCAGCGAGACGTGCAAGGAGGCTCAGACGAGCGACACCTACGCGTGCCTCAGCGATCACAGCGTCTGCGTCGACGGTGCCCCAGGCTACGTGTGCAACTGCTCGCAGGGGTACACCGGTAACCCCTACCTCCCCAACGGATGCGTAG GCGTTAGCGGTGGCGTCGTCATCGCCGTGATAGCCATCTTGATCACATACCTGATGCGCCAGCGGCGAGCGCTCGCCGACGTCAAGCGCAAGTACTTCGAGCGGCACGGCGGCCTGCTTCTCTACGACGAGCTGAGCACAAGGCCGGGCAACACCTTCACCATCTACATGGAGGAGCAGCTCGAGCAAGCGACCAACGGCTTCGACGACGGCAACAtcctcggccgcggcggccacgcCACCGTCTACATGGGCATCgtgcccgccggcggcgacggcctcgtcgtcgccatcaAGCGGTGCAAGGTGATGGACGAGACGAACAAGAAGGAGTTCGGCAAGGAGATGCTGATCCTCTCCCAGGTCAACCACAAGAACATCGTCAAGCTACTCGGCTGCTGCCTCGAGGTCGACGTCCCCATGCTGGTCTACGAGTTCGTCCCCAATGGCACCTTGTACCACCtcatccatggcggcggcggcggcggcggcgacggcggagtcATCTCGTTCGCCACTCGCCTCCGGATCGCGCACGAGTCGGCGGAGTCGCTCGCGTACCTGCACTCGTTCGCGTCGCCGCCGATCCTCCACGGCGACGTCAAATCCtccaacatcctcctcgacgagAGCTTCATGGCGAAGGTGTCCGACTTCGGCGCCTCCATCCTGGCGCCCACCGACGAGGCCCAGATGGTGACCATGGTGCAGGGGACGTGCGGCTACCTCGACCCGGAGTACATGCGGACATGCCAGCTCACGGAGAAgagcgacgtgtacagcttcggcgtcgTGCTGCTCGAGCTCCTCACCGGCAAGAAGCCGCTCTGCCTCGACgggccggaggaggagcggagctTGTCGGCGAGGTTCGTGGCGGCCATGGGGGAGAGGAAGGTGGGCGAGATGCTGGACGAGCAGGTGAAGCGCGAGGCGAGCGGCGAGTCGCTGGAGGAGATCACGCGGCTGGCTCTCGAGTGCCTGCAGAtgtgcggcgccgacaggccGGCGATGAAGGAGGTCGCCGAGAGGCTGGGTGGACTGCGGAAGCTGCATCAGCATCCATGGACGCaggacgccgtcgagctcgaggAGGCGAGGTGCTTGCTCCACGGCTCGCCGGAGTATCAGCTTTCAGCTAGGTACACCACTGGTAGTAGATAG